The DNA sequence TCTCTTCTATGACAATGAAAGAGAGAGAGAACCCAGATCTTTTAAACAACTCGCGCAAAGAGAGAATTGCAAGAGGATGCGGACTCACTCAGGTCGAGATAAACCGTATGATCAAGCAGTTTAAAAATGCCGGCAAGATGGCCAAAAAGCTCTCAAGCAAAGGCGGCATGAAAGACCTGCAGGCCATGATGGGGCAGATGGGCGGTGCGGGAGCTCTTAGAAGATAGCTCGCGCGGCATAGATTGAGAGTAAATCTATGAACTTTAAGAAGTTTATAGATTTGCATTCAGAATGCAAAATTTAACATATACAGCAAGTTGAAATATGACTTGCGCAGAGAAGGACAATATTATGGCAACAGTTATTCGTTTAACTAGAATGGGAAGAAAAAAACAACCTTTTTACCGTATCGCGGTAACAGACTCACGTAAAAGAAGAGACGGCGGTTGGATAGAGTTGATCGGACATCACAATCCGATGGTAGCAGAGAAGACAACCGTTGTTGATAACGAGAGATTAGATTACTGGTTAAGCGTTGGTGCTAAAATGAGTGATCGTGTTAAAAAGATAACAGGTCGCTAAGATGATAGCTGATTTTGTCGCACAATTTGCAAGACTTATAGCTTCACATCCTGATGATATAAGAGTTGAAGTAAAAGAGGGCGATGAAACAACTGAAATTTTGCTCTATGCCAATCAAGCGGACATCGGAAAGCTGATCGGCAAAGAGGGTAAGATGATAGGCGCTATTAAGACCGTCATCTCAGGCTGCAAAGCAAAAGACGGTGTGAGTTACCGTATCAATGTCGAAGCAATCTAACAAACTTCTTCATATTGCGACGATCGGCAAGTCTGTCGGTTTAAAGGGCGATATGAAACTTCATATTAATAGTGATTTTCCCGAACAGTTTAAAAAAGGTGCCTCGTTTTTCATTAATGAAAAAGAGAGCCTTACAATAAGTGACATAAATCATGAAAGAGCTCTTGTTAAGTTTTTGGGCTACTCATCACCTGAGGATGCCAAAAAACTTACAAACAAACATCTATATACAACAATAGAGAGAACAAGAGAAGAGTGTCATTTAGAAGATGGCGAGTTTTTCTGGTTCGATATAGAGGGCTGTAGTGTAATTGAAGACGGGAAAGTTTTAGGTGTTGTCCAAGAGGTTGATAGAATCTCGATCACTAATTATTTAATTATAAAGAGTGATGAAAAACTGGTAAAAGAGGGCTTTGCAAAAAGTTTTCTACTCCCTTTTAATAAGCCTTTTACAATAAATACCGACATTGAGAAGAAGGTAATAACCGTTAGCGGCGGTATGGACATTTTAGAAGCTTCATAATGAAATTTACTTTTGTGACGCTATTTCAAAATATAGTCGAGGGTTATTTTTGCGACTCTATTTTAAAAAGAGCAATAGAGAAAGAGATTTTAAGTATAGAGTTTTTAAACCCTAGAGATTTTAGCAGCTCCAAGCACAATAAAGTTGACGATACTTCGGTAGGCGGCGGTGCGGGAATGGTTATGAATCCTCAGCCGCTTTTTGATGCTTTGGATGAACTAAGAGCCAAAGACGAGGATGTTCACGTTGTTTTTTTAACTCCCGTAGCCAAACCTTTTAGACAAAATGATGCTAAAAGATTGGCAAAAAAGAGCCACATAGCTTTTGTGAGTGGAAGATATGAAGGTATTGATGAGAGAGTTATAGAGAAGTACGCCGATGAGGTTTTCAGTATCGGCGACTACATTTTAACAGGCGGTGAATTAGCCTCTTTGGTTATGTGTGATGCAGTCTCCAGAAATGTAGATGGTGTTCTTGGCAATAGTGATTCTTTGAGTATAGAGAGTTTTGAGAGCGAGCTTTTAGAGGCGCCATCTTTCTCCAAGCCGCAAAATTATGAAAACTATTGTGTCCCATCAGAATACTTAAAGGGAAATCACAGTAAAATTCGCTCACTAAAATTAGCTCTATCTGAGTGCAAGACCAAATTCTTCAGACCAGAGCAGCTTTTAAAGCATAGAACAAGGAAATCTTATGAGAAATAAGTACATAGAAAACTTTGAAAAAGCACAAGTGTCTGAGAAAAATATTCCAGACTTTCGCGCTGGTGATACTGTTCGTTTAGCAGTAACAATTAAAGAGGGTGACAAAACTCGTGTACAAAATTACGAGGGTGTCTGTATTGCAAAAAGAGGACAAGGTACCGGTCAAACTATTACAGTTCGTAAAATCGGTGCTAACAGTGTAGGTATTGAGAGAATATTCCCAATCTACAGTGACTCTATTAATGAAATAGCAGTGATTCGTCGCGGTCGTGTTCGTCGCGCTAAACTGTTCTACTTACGTGATCTTGCTGGTAAAGCAGCTCGTATCAAAGAACTTAGAAGAAAATAGTCTTCTAAGTTTCCCCGTACACACATATACTTTTACTAAAAAATACTTCTCCTTTACCCAGTTTAAACATACAATATAGTACAATTAACGCATATCATCTTAATATGTGGAAATAGTATGAGATATCTTAATGATCTAAAAAGTGTTGTTGAGATTAATTCATACACAAAAAATAAGCTAGGCGTTGATGAAGTCGGAGAACTTTTTGATAAATGGTTCAAAGAGTTAGGCTTTAACGTTAAAATAGATGAAAGAGAACTTATAGGTTCTCATCGCTACTACACCTCCAAATACAATAAAAATGCAAAAAGATTGCTGCTGCTTGGTCATTTAGATACGGTTTTTCCTCCGCAAAAATTTGATACTTACCACGAAGATGCTAATTGGGTCTACGGTGCAGGCGTATGCGATATGAAAGGCGGAAATATTGTAGCTCTTCAGGCACTTCGTGAAATCCAAAAACAAAATATTGAGATACAAAACATAGATATTCTTCTTGTTAGTGATGAAGAGAGCGGAAGCGATGACTCAAAATTTTTAACGTCAAAAATAGCAAAAAAATATGATTACTGCTTTGTCTATGAAGCTGCAGGAGCAGAGTTAGAAGTAGTAACAGGCAGAAAAGGCGTAGGCACTTTTTTTATAGATATAGAGGGCAGAGCCGCTCATGCCGGAAATTGCTACAGTGATGGATTTGATGCCAATTTAGAGGCATCATACAAGCTTCAAGAGTTGGTAAAGCTTACCGATCTGTCAAAAGGCACGACAGTTAATGTCGGCAAGATGGAGGGTGGTATAGGAGCAAACACTATATCCCCTCATGCACAATTGACATTTGAGATCAGATATAAAGTTACTGATGAGAGAGACAGAGTTCTCTCTGCAATAGAGAGTATAGTAGAGCACTCTTATGTCAATGGAACAACCTCAAAGCTAAGAGGCGCTATTCAAAGAGATGTTATGCAGACATCGGAGGGAGCTCTTGAGTTGGTTGAAAAAATCCAAAAGATCACCAACACTGCTCTGAAATATGAGGAGCGCGGAGGGGTAAGTGATGCTAATATTGTAAGTTCATGCGGTGTTGTGACACTTGATGGCTTTGGTCCATACGGAGATGGAGATCATACGGTAAAAGAGAGAGCAAGCAAAGAGAGTTTTAAGAGCAGAATAGAGCTAAGCAGAGCACTTTTTACTCATTTTATAGAAAAATCAGATTTTTAAAAGGAGTGTCAAATGTCAAGTAGAAAAATCGGTATGTGGCTTTATACAAATAGCGGCGGTGATAAAATTGCCAAAAAAATCATAAAAAAATTAAAAGATAGAGATATAGAGACACTCGATAATATCAATTTAAGAAATGCAATAGCCAGAAATAGTAATATTATTTACAAGGGTGAAAAATTAAATAAGTTAGATCTCTTCTTTTCATACAATGCAGGAGAACAGACACAGTATCAGGTCTATCTCTATCAAGCTCTCAATAGAATTGTACCGATGATCAACTCTTATGAAGCTTTTGCATTGACAGAGGATAAATTTCATACATCATTAGTATTGAGAAACAATGGAATTAGAACAGCTGACTATAAGTTGTGTCATAGAGATGATGGACATGAACTAAGAAAAATAATCAAAAAATGGGACAAGATGGTCTATAAACCAACGGATGGCTGGGGTGGCTTGGGTCTTACAAAAATTGAAAACGAAGAGACCCTCAATATGTTGATGCCATTTTTAAATCAGATGGATTTGAGATATTTTTATGTAGAAAAATTTATAGATTATGACAATACTGACTTTAGGGTAGACATAGTAGACGGTAAATTTGTCAGCTGCTATGGAAGAAAAGCAAACGGAACCGACTGGCGCACAAATGTTACAAGCGGCGGAAGCGTTTTTTTGAGAGAGGCAAACGACAAGGTTGTAGATATTGCAATAAAAGCGGCAAATGCGTGCGGTACTGATATTGCAGGGGTAGATATTATTTATGACAGAAAACGGGAGGAGTATGTAGTGCTTGAGGTAAATGGGATACCGGCTTTTGCTACTCCTGAACAAGAGAAGATGGGGCTTGATTTTAATGATAGAAAAATTGACTTGATAGTTGATCTAATAGATAGAAAAACAAAGAAGGATAGATAGATGCAAAAAAAACAGAAGCTCCCAAAGGTAGGATTTTTATACCTGGATTACGTACTTAGATTTTTTGATTATAGCAATTTTAAAGGGTGGCCGGATAAGATAGAAGCTGTTACTTATCATTGGAAAAATGATAAAGAGAGATTTATAAAAGAGGTAAAACAAAAAAAGATTGATGTTTTAGTAGGTAATATACCCGCAACTGCATACGAAACTTTTAAAGAGATTGCAAAAGAGCTGCCGCATGTAAGGTTTATCCCATCAATTGAGACACAGTTCTGTAATAAATCCAAAGAGAATGTAACGCTATTTTGTGAAAAATATAATATACAGGCTCCAAAAACGATCATAACTTATGATGAAAAAGAGGCGGATGAACACTTTAAGGGTTGTCACTATCCACAGATTATAAAAAGAAGTTACGGACCATCTAATTACGGTGGATATTTTGTTCATAAAGTGGATAACTATAAAGAGGCCAAAGCACTTTTGGCAGAGAAAAAATATAAGCCTATCTATTCACAAGACGGCATTCCGCTAAAAGATAGCGGAGATATCCGCGTTATGCTTATAGGGCATAAGCCTATTTGCGCATTTTGGAGATATTCGGGTGATGGAGAGTGGATAACAAACACTTCTCAAGGCGGAAGTATGAGTTATGAAAATGTTCCTATGAGTGTGCTTGAGCTTGCGGTAAAAGCGAGTAAAGCTGCCAAAGCAGAATATTGGGCTTGTGACATAGCAATAGATGAGAATACAGATGAGCCATATATACTGGAGTGTGCGACGGCATTTGCCGCTTTTCCGTATGTGAGAGACTGGATCGGACAATATATTATGTGGGATTTAAGCGGCGGCAAGTTCAGACTTCCGCATATTCCGCTCTTTTCATGGGAAGAGCTTGGCAAGATGGATGCTTCTGTTTTAAGAACTCTAAGACATCTATACTTTGCAAAGTACGAGCCTTCAGCTGATGGAGCTTACTGGTTAGCCGACAAAGGTAATTTTGGTATGGAGCAAACAGATGAGTCCAATCCATCTGATGTTCCAGCGTCAATAGAGCCTCCTCTAAAAGAGGAAAACCTTCCAGATATGGTCAAAGGAGAGAGTGAAACTGCATCATCAAAGATTAGTGAAACTAAACTTTATAATGTAGAAGATGTCTCTTTGACTGAGTTGATGACGCTTCAG is a window from the Sulfurimonas crateris genome containing:
- the rpsP gene encoding 30S ribosomal protein S16, encoding MATVIRLTRMGRKKQPFYRIAVTDSRKRRDGGWIELIGHHNPMVAEKTTVVDNERLDYWLSVGAKMSDRVKKITGR
- a CDS encoding KH domain-containing protein; this translates as MIADFVAQFARLIASHPDDIRVEVKEGDETTEILLYANQADIGKLIGKEGKMIGAIKTVISGCKAKDGVSYRINVEAI
- the rimM gene encoding ribosome maturation factor RimM (Essential for efficient processing of 16S rRNA), which produces MSKQSNKLLHIATIGKSVGLKGDMKLHINSDFPEQFKKGASFFINEKESLTISDINHERALVKFLGYSSPEDAKKLTNKHLYTTIERTREECHLEDGEFFWFDIEGCSVIEDGKVLGVVQEVDRISITNYLIIKSDEKLVKEGFAKSFLLPFNKPFTINTDIEKKVITVSGGMDILEAS
- the trmD gene encoding tRNA (guanosine(37)-N1)-methyltransferase TrmD, yielding MKFTFVTLFQNIVEGYFCDSILKRAIEKEILSIEFLNPRDFSSSKHNKVDDTSVGGGAGMVMNPQPLFDALDELRAKDEDVHVVFLTPVAKPFRQNDAKRLAKKSHIAFVSGRYEGIDERVIEKYADEVFSIGDYILTGGELASLVMCDAVSRNVDGVLGNSDSLSIESFESELLEAPSFSKPQNYENYCVPSEYLKGNHSKIRSLKLALSECKTKFFRPEQLLKHRTRKSYEK
- the rplS gene encoding 50S ribosomal protein L19 yields the protein MRNKYIENFEKAQVSEKNIPDFRAGDTVRLAVTIKEGDKTRVQNYEGVCIAKRGQGTGQTITVRKIGANSVGIERIFPIYSDSINEIAVIRRGRVRRAKLFYLRDLAGKAARIKELRRK
- a CDS encoding M20 family metallopeptidase — protein: MRYLNDLKSVVEINSYTKNKLGVDEVGELFDKWFKELGFNVKIDERELIGSHRYYTSKYNKNAKRLLLLGHLDTVFPPQKFDTYHEDANWVYGAGVCDMKGGNIVALQALREIQKQNIEIQNIDILLVSDEESGSDDSKFLTSKIAKKYDYCFVYEAAGAELEVVTGRKGVGTFFIDIEGRAAHAGNCYSDGFDANLEASYKLQELVKLTDLSKGTTVNVGKMEGGIGANTISPHAQLTFEIRYKVTDERDRVLSAIESIVEHSYVNGTTSKLRGAIQRDVMQTSEGALELVEKIQKITNTALKYEERGGVSDANIVSSCGVVTLDGFGPYGDGDHTVKERASKESFKSRIELSRALFTHFIEKSDF
- a CDS encoding ATP-grasp domain-containing protein, with translation MSSRKIGMWLYTNSGGDKIAKKIIKKLKDRDIETLDNINLRNAIARNSNIIYKGEKLNKLDLFFSYNAGEQTQYQVYLYQALNRIVPMINSYEAFALTEDKFHTSLVLRNNGIRTADYKLCHRDDGHELRKIIKKWDKMVYKPTDGWGGLGLTKIENEETLNMLMPFLNQMDLRYFYVEKFIDYDNTDFRVDIVDGKFVSCYGRKANGTDWRTNVTSGGSVFLREANDKVVDIAIKAANACGTDIAGVDIIYDRKREEYVVLEVNGIPAFATPEQEKMGLDFNDRKIDLIVDLIDRKTKKDR
- a CDS encoding ATP-grasp domain-containing protein translates to MQKKQKLPKVGFLYLDYVLRFFDYSNFKGWPDKIEAVTYHWKNDKERFIKEVKQKKIDVLVGNIPATAYETFKEIAKELPHVRFIPSIETQFCNKSKENVTLFCEKYNIQAPKTIITYDEKEADEHFKGCHYPQIIKRSYGPSNYGGYFVHKVDNYKEAKALLAEKKYKPIYSQDGIPLKDSGDIRVMLIGHKPICAFWRYSGDGEWITNTSQGGSMSYENVPMSVLELAVKASKAAKAEYWACDIAIDENTDEPYILECATAFAAFPYVRDWIGQYIMWDLSGGKFRLPHIPLFSWEELGKMDASVLRTLRHLYFAKYEPSADGAYWLADKGNFGMEQTDESNPSDVPASIEPPLKEENLPDMVKGESETASSKISETKLYNVEDVSLTELMTLQGMEEDIAVNIKELVDTKEISSFKKLSEYFTDSKEKIEHWAKSFIK